From the Populus nigra chromosome 13, ddPopNigr1.1, whole genome shotgun sequence genome, the window GTTGTTATGTTGCCAATAACCATCTTGACATACTCTTTTTTGGAGTAGGATTGAAGCAGAGTGGAGTTTGTGATGAAAGGTACCAAGTAGTCGTTGCTTCCAATGCTGAACATGTAAACAGCTGTGGATAACAATGTCTTAACTTCTGAAGCTCCTAGTTTTTTCCTTAGCTGCTTCTCCATATTCTTGAAATTACGTAATTGAGTTTTAAGGCCCATAATCTATGAAGGAACAAGcgggaaaaatgaaaaacaaatatagtataaGTAATCATGCAACTTAAGAGATGGATAACTTTATATGAATTCAGGTTTATGTACACAGATTTACTTAAGCTAAATCCAGACCAACAGGTAGGAAAAATTTAGCAATGGAGCACATACCGGTCCTTGATTATTTTCAACGAGAGCACCAGCTCCCCCTGATGCAAAGTTGACTCCATTTGTGAATTGATGGTTGCCGGGTTGTAAATATGGTGGAATTAATGGTAGCTTTGCAAATTCAGCTGCAACAAAGTTACAAGAATCATTTTGCCAAAAACATATTGTGTCAGTAATAATAAGTTGTAAAGAACAATCGAAAACAAACTAGATTTTAAGGATGCGGTTGAAATTGTGCGTGGCATGTAGACTTGCTTTGAAGGAACCTTGGCCCCCCAGATTTTTCATAAAGCTGATCAATTTGAGTCTTAGACTTGGGAGTCTTTAAATTAGAAATACAAACAGGGCCCCCAAAACTTCAGTTAATTTACTTTGAcctaattttattatatcataGTTAATCATAAAAACAAGCTAACAGATTAATTTGATGACCCGCTAATCCGTGATATggaaattcaatatatatatatatatatatatatatatatatatatatatatatatatatatccaacaatctatttcaaaacagaaagaaaagagcagaaattaaaaaaagggagaagaaaaattGCCAAGTATTGTACTTACCAATAAAATCTGGAATTAATCGACCATCACTGACCCTTCCTGTGGGATGCTTAAAATATGTCTCTCCATATGGAAAGATACTTAGTTTGGCAAGGCTAGTGTTGCTAGTGTTGAGATAAATATTATTCCCAGCATCATAAAAGGAATCTCCAAAGATGAATAAAGCACCATGAGAGTAACTGTGGCAGCTTGTTGGGACTAGAAAACTTGCACAGAGCATCAAGAAACATAAAATGCTGGACCTTGAACTCCCCATGTTTTTAGTGCTTCACTCTCTATTAAATCTGATCCTCAATCTCCTCTTTAATACATAGACAAAAACCAAGTGAGCAATGGTACGGTGGGTCCGTAATAGTTTCTGTTGGCGGCTTCTGGCCAGTGGGGAAGAGGAGTTGCTGCTGGTTTTGGGTTGATGGTTGTTTGTGGGTAAATTCGGGCGGAGATGATTTTTCTCGTCGGGGATTAAAGTTCTAGAGGCTGGGTGGTGCTTTGTGGATGAGTTGGTGAGCTTGAGatccataaaaacaaataaagggatcaacttgaaatataaatctattaaatgctattgaaaagaaaattgtcaTCGGAATTATAGACTTCACTTGAAAAATTgccaattgaaaaagaaattccaTCAAAGTGATGGAATTTACTCTAtggaaaatttgaaagaaaattgttGTTGCCATATATTGATGAGCtttgtttgaaataaaatgtcTTTTAAGAGAAAATTTTCATCTGACTAATGGA encodes:
- the LOC133671652 gene encoding GDSL esterase/lipase 1-like isoform X2 produces the protein MGSSRSSILCFLMLCASFLVPTSCHSYSHGALFIFGDSFYDAGNNIYLNTSNTSLAKLSIFPYGETYFKHPTGRVSDGRLIPDFIAEFAKLPLIPPYLQPGNHQFTNGVNFASGGAGALVENNQGPNMEKQLRKKLGASEVKTLLSTAVYMFSIGSNDYLVPFITNSTLLQSYSKKEYVKMVIGNITTVIQEIYKIGGRKFGLSKLIPWGCFPFSRELKLSSTGGSGCMEEFTLLAKLHNRALLEALKELKKSQLKGYTYSIFDAYTVATAIFNNPSKYGFEEVKWHAVAAVH
- the LOC133671652 gene encoding GDSL esterase/lipase 1-like isoform X1, with amino-acid sequence MGSSRSSILCFLMLCASFLVPTSCHSYSHGALFIFGDSFYDAGNNIYLNTSNTSLAKLSIFPYGETYFKHPTGRVSDGRLIPDFIAEFAKLPLIPPYLQPGNHQFTNGVNFASGGAGALVENNQGPIMGLKTQLRNFKNMEKQLRKKLGASEVKTLLSTAVYMFSIGSNDYLVPFITNSTLLQSYSKKEYVKMVIGNITTVIQEIYKIGGRKFGLSKLIPWGCFPFSRELKLSSTGGSGCMEEFTLLAKLHNRALLEALKELKKSQLKGYTYSIFDAYTVATAIFNNPSKYGFEEVKWHAVAAVH